One part of the Phycisphaeraceae bacterium genome encodes these proteins:
- a CDS encoding DinB family protein, translated as MDALKVYDYLTTSRERVFDAIRPLTPEQYARVFSFGLKSIAATLTHIMISEWYYVERVAGRTVAPYSQWPIKYEHAPAFEVVERTWREQARNTRATVAAERDWARSITWLSFPDDKGRRFNITATSGDFFAQLAFHEVHHRAQVMVMLRELGRPLEDLDYNALMFQRQPAV; from the coding sequence ATGGATGCGCTCAAGGTCTATGACTACCTGACCACCTCCCGCGAGCGAGTCTTCGACGCGATCAGGCCGCTCACCCCGGAGCAGTACGCCCGCGTGTTCTCGTTCGGCCTGAAGTCGATCGCCGCCACGCTCACCCACATCATGATCTCGGAGTGGTACTACGTCGAGCGGGTTGCAGGACGTACGGTCGCACCCTACAGCCAGTGGCCCATCAAGTACGAACACGCGCCCGCCTTCGAGGTCGTGGAGCGCACCTGGCGCGAGCAGGCCAGGAATACCAGAGCCACGGTCGCGGCCGAGCGGGACTGGGCCCGGTCAATCACCTGGCTGAGTTTCCCCGACGACAAGGGCAGGCGATTCAACATCACCGCCACATCGGGCGACTTCTTCGCACAACTCGCGTTCCACGAGGTCCATCATCGCGCCCAGGTCATGGTGATGCTGCGAGAACTCGGCCGTCCGCTGGAAGACCTCGACTACAACGCCCTCATGTTCCAGCGGCAGCCGGCGGTGTGA
- a CDS encoding nuclear transport factor 2 family protein, with amino-acid sequence MSVQSIAKQFVDLCNQGKNFDVMRTLYAPDIVSVEGDGRETAGQEAVIKKSADWVSDKSFDSQVIRGPFFSGPTQFAVHFVHKVTPKATGKQVTLEEVGVYTVKGDKIVREQFYFAGER; translated from the coding sequence ATGTCCGTCCAGAGCATCGCAAAGCAGTTCGTCGACCTGTGCAACCAGGGCAAGAACTTCGACGTCATGCGCACGCTGTACGCGCCGGACATCGTCTCGGTCGAAGGCGACGGCCGCGAGACCGCCGGGCAGGAAGCGGTCATCAAGAAGTCCGCCGATTGGGTCTCCGACAAATCGTTCGACAGCCAGGTGATCCGCGGCCCGTTCTTCAGCGGCCCCACCCAGTTCGCCGTCCACTTCGTCCACAAGGTCACCCCCAAGGCGACGGGCAAGCAGGTGACGCTCGAGGAAGTCGGCGTGTACACCGTGAAGGGCGACAAGATCGTCCGCGAGCAGTTCTACTTCGCGGGAGAGCGGTAG
- a CDS encoding DUF1579 domain-containing protein, with amino-acid sequence MNWKHTAVAVGVAVVAYAAGRAGSIGDSALAQPPDKKAAQPAGDHPGMDMDPAIMKAMTPGEHHKVLEQMLGVWEGNVTMWMAPGAEPMKTHGTAKREMILDGRYLMEHVSAPPMGPDEQPFKGLGIVGYNGLENKYESVWMENVVTWMATATGTYDAAKKTLTFEGDRLDPMTGKRVRSRDSIDMSNPKRHTMVSYATGPDGKEYKCFEGVFEKQ; translated from the coding sequence ATGAACTGGAAGCACACAGCGGTTGCGGTCGGTGTCGCGGTGGTGGCGTACGCGGCGGGCCGGGCGGGATCGATCGGGGACAGCGCTCTCGCGCAGCCGCCGGACAAGAAGGCCGCGCAGCCCGCGGGCGACCACCCGGGCATGGACATGGACCCCGCGATCATGAAGGCGATGACGCCCGGGGAGCATCACAAGGTGCTGGAGCAGATGCTTGGCGTGTGGGAGGGGAACGTGACGATGTGGATGGCGCCGGGTGCGGAACCGATGAAGACCCACGGCACGGCCAAGCGGGAGATGATCCTGGACGGGCGGTACCTGATGGAGCACGTCTCCGCTCCCCCGATGGGTCCCGATGAGCAGCCGTTCAAGGGGCTGGGGATCGTCGGGTACAACGGGCTGGAGAATAAGTACGAGAGCGTGTGGATGGAGAATGTGGTCACGTGGATGGCCACCGCGACGGGCACGTACGACGCGGCGAAGAAGACGCTGACGTTCGAGGGGGATCGGCTCGATCCGATGACCGGCAAGCGGGTGCGCTCTCGCGACAGCATCGACATGTCCAACCCGAAGCGGCACACGATGGTGTCGTACGCCACTGGGCCGGACGGCAAGGAGTACAAGTGCTTCGAGGGCGTGTTCGAGAAGCAGTAG
- a CDS encoding YbjQ family protein, translating to MDIAVTTTFTIEGHRIVKYCGVVRGLIVRSPTIAQGIIGGLKSIVGGRIGAYTEMCEQTRQQAFDLLLDHARALGANAVVGFRYDASEIGGQIAASEVLCYGTAVVVEPDE from the coding sequence ATGGATATCGCGGTAACAACCACGTTCACGATCGAGGGCCACCGGATCGTGAAGTACTGCGGGGTGGTGCGCGGGCTGATCGTCCGCTCGCCGACGATCGCGCAGGGCATCATCGGCGGGCTCAAGAGCATCGTCGGGGGCCGGATCGGCGCGTACACCGAGATGTGCGAGCAGACCCGCCAGCAGGCGTTCGACCTGCTGCTCGACCACGCGCGGGCGCTGGGCGCCAACGCCGTCGTCGGGTTCAGGTACGACGCCTCGGAGATCGGCGGACAGATCGCGGCGAGCGAGGTGCTGTGCTACGGCACCGCCGTCGTTGTGGAGCCGGACGAATAG
- a CDS encoding DEAD/DEAH box helicase, giving the protein MLFSDLNLSKPILRALEAEGYHTPTPIQAQAIPHVLEGKDVLGCAQTGTGKTAAFALPIIQRLAGTAPDKAHRGPRKARALILSPTRELAQQISDSFSTYGRGTHLDVAVIYGGVSQHRQEKALRAGVDIIVATPGRLTDLMEQGIADLSAVEIFVLDEADRMLDMGFIQPIRRIAAAVRPGARRQTLLFSATMPKAIVQLAHSLLHEPVKVSVDRVGSAAPKIEQGVYMVDRKSKQALLHHLLADPALKVERALVFTRTKHGATRVGKRLARAGIGSDTIHGDRSQSQRQRALDRFASGAARVLVATDVAARGLDVDDITHVINFDLPVEPEAYVHRIGRTGRAGATGIAVSFCDHEERSLLREVEKLLGQKITVLKAQGVAALAEVEGHSDRSEERVHHRSGHRPEGRSAPRRSRPGRSPSAPASRGSSGHSEGSRGHASGNGRTPGHSSGHASGHTKSHSRGWNKPTKHRGSR; this is encoded by the coding sequence ATGCTCTTTTCCGATCTCAACCTGTCCAAGCCCATCCTGCGCGCGCTCGAAGCGGAGGGGTACCACACCCCCACCCCGATCCAGGCCCAGGCCATCCCCCACGTCCTTGAAGGCAAGGACGTCCTCGGCTGCGCCCAGACCGGAACCGGCAAAACCGCGGCATTCGCGCTGCCGATCATCCAACGGCTCGCCGGCACCGCGCCCGACAAGGCCCACCGCGGCCCGCGCAAGGCCCGGGCGCTGATCCTCTCCCCCACCCGCGAACTCGCCCAGCAGATCTCTGATTCGTTCTCGACCTACGGCAGGGGCACCCACCTCGATGTCGCCGTCATCTACGGCGGCGTCAGCCAGCACCGGCAGGAGAAGGCCCTCCGGGCCGGCGTCGACATCATCGTGGCAACTCCCGGCCGCCTCACGGACCTGATGGAGCAGGGCATCGCCGACCTGAGCGCGGTCGAGATCTTCGTCCTCGACGAAGCCGACCGCATGCTCGACATGGGATTCATCCAGCCCATCCGGCGCATCGCCGCGGCTGTCCGCCCTGGAGCGCGGCGCCAGACGCTGCTGTTCTCCGCCACGATGCCTAAGGCGATCGTCCAGCTCGCCCATTCGCTGCTGCACGAGCCTGTCAAGGTCTCGGTCGACCGGGTCGGCTCGGCGGCGCCGAAGATCGAGCAGGGCGTGTACATGGTCGACCGCAAGAGCAAGCAGGCCCTGCTGCACCATCTCCTCGCCGATCCCGCCCTCAAGGTCGAGCGGGCGCTTGTCTTCACCCGCACCAAGCACGGCGCCACCCGGGTCGGAAAGCGGCTCGCCCGCGCCGGCATCGGCTCCGACACGATCCACGGCGACCGCTCCCAGAGCCAGCGCCAGCGAGCCCTGGACCGCTTCGCCTCCGGCGCGGCCCGCGTGCTGGTCGCCACCGACGTCGCCGCCCGCGGCCTGGACGTAGACGACATCACGCACGTCATCAACTTCGACCTCCCAGTCGAGCCCGAGGCCTACGTCCACCGCATCGGCCGCACCGGCCGGGCCGGGGCGACAGGGATCGCGGTGTCGTTCTGCGACCACGAGGAGCGGTCGCTCCTTCGCGAGGTCGAGAAACTCCTCGGCCAGAAGATCACCGTGCTCAAGGCCCAGGGCGTCGCGGCGCTCGCCGAAGTCGAGGGGCATTCAGACCGGTCCGAGGAACGCGTGCACCACCGCTCCGGCCACCGGCCCGAGGGACGCTCCGCCCCGAGGCGCTCCCGCCCGGGACGGTCACCCAGCGCGCCGGCGTCCCGCGGCTCCAGCGGTCACTCCGAGGGCTCCCGCGGGCACGCCAGCGGGAACGGGCGGACGCCGGGACACTCCTCCGGCCATGCGTCGGGCCACACCAAGTCGCACTCCCGCGGCTGGAACAAGCCGACCAAGCATCGCGGATCGCGATAA
- a CDS encoding protease inhibitor I42 family protein, with product MITPLSPRRIVLAALAAATLTAFACVSDRDRFANKQGDVVLTGGKASQEEASATIDPSTTIIVRLASQSGTGYSWRLVTGTNEWSVLSFRGKATEREPGTANLPGGPFQEVFSFRANRTGEATLEFVNERPWETGVAPANRYILHVKVQNR from the coding sequence ATGATCACACCACTCTCACCTCGACGAATCGTGCTGGCGGCTCTGGCTGCCGCGACCCTGACCGCGTTCGCCTGCGTCTCGGATCGGGACCGCTTCGCGAACAAACAAGGCGACGTTGTCCTCACCGGAGGCAAGGCCTCTCAGGAAGAGGCGTCTGCAACAATCGACCCGTCCACGACAATCATCGTGCGGCTCGCCTCGCAATCGGGAACCGGTTACAGCTGGCGGCTCGTCACCGGGACCAACGAGTGGAGCGTCCTCTCGTTCCGTGGCAAGGCCACCGAGCGCGAGCCGGGAACGGCGAACCTCCCGGGCGGTCCCTTCCAGGAGGTCTTCTCGTTCAGGGCCAACCGCACCGGCGAGGCGACGCTGGAGTTCGTCAACGAGCGGCCGTGGGAAACCGGTGTTGCCCCTGCAAACCGCTACATCCTGCATGTGAAGGTGCAGAACCGATAA
- the aroC gene encoding chorismate synthase, whose translation MHYLTSGESHGKAVTAIVSGVPAGLTVDAGFIDEQLRRRQGGYGRGARQRIESDRVEILSGIRGQVAIGSPITLVIHNADARLDDQQRTPPIHVPRPGHADLAGAVKYLSTDCRPVLERASARETAPRVAAGAVARLLLRELGIQTFGFVRAIGGREWPGKVSEENHSSLSAARDASETYCPDTAATSEQVDIIRQAKVDKDTIGGIVETHVFNCPPGIGSTMDWRDRLDSKLAAAVMGVQAIKCVEIGLGKEVASRPGSQVHDPIEWDRDRIDTHSLGFTRPTNNAGGIEGGMSNGAPIVVRAAMKPISTLLRGMPSVDLTSGTAAPSAYERSDICAVPAASVVVEHVVAFEVARALLEKFPSDTMDELRNSFDAFLRVARALPLSPPRATLA comes from the coding sequence CTGCATTACCTCACCTCCGGCGAATCTCACGGCAAGGCCGTGACGGCGATCGTCTCCGGCGTACCCGCCGGCCTGACGGTCGATGCCGGATTCATCGATGAGCAGCTCCGTCGGCGCCAAGGCGGGTATGGCCGCGGGGCGCGCCAGCGGATCGAATCGGACCGAGTTGAGATCCTCTCGGGCATCCGCGGCCAGGTCGCTATCGGGTCGCCGATCACGCTGGTCATCCACAACGCCGACGCCCGCCTCGACGACCAGCAGCGAACTCCGCCCATCCATGTGCCCCGTCCGGGGCACGCCGACCTTGCCGGCGCCGTGAAGTACCTCTCGACTGACTGCCGCCCGGTGCTCGAAAGGGCCAGCGCCCGCGAGACGGCGCCGCGTGTGGCCGCGGGAGCCGTCGCCCGGCTGCTCCTTCGTGAACTTGGGATCCAGACGTTCGGATTCGTTCGCGCGATCGGCGGACGGGAATGGCCCGGCAAAGTGTCGGAGGAAAACCACTCATCGCTGAGCGCGGCCCGCGATGCAAGCGAGACGTACTGCCCAGATACCGCTGCAACGTCGGAGCAAGTCGACATCATCCGGCAGGCCAAGGTGGACAAGGACACCATCGGCGGCATCGTGGAGACCCACGTCTTCAACTGCCCGCCCGGGATCGGCTCGACCATGGACTGGCGAGACCGACTGGATTCCAAGCTCGCCGCGGCGGTCATGGGAGTTCAGGCCATCAAGTGCGTCGAGATCGGGCTCGGCAAGGAGGTCGCGTCTCGCCCGGGCTCCCAGGTGCACGATCCCATTGAGTGGGACCGGGACCGCATCGATACGCACTCCCTGGGGTTTACCCGGCCGACCAACAACGCCGGCGGCATCGAGGGAGGCATGAGCAACGGAGCGCCCATTGTCGTGCGCGCCGCCATGAAACCGATCTCCACCCTGCTTCGGGGCATGCCGAGCGTCGATCTCACATCCGGCACGGCGGCGCCGTCCGCGTACGAGCGGAGCGACATCTGCGCGGTCCCCGCCGCGAGCGTGGTGGTCGAGCACGTGGTCGCCTTCGAGGTCGCCCGTGCCTTGCTGGAGAAGTTCCCATCGGACACGATGGACGAACTCCGCAACTCGTTCGACGCGTTCCTGCGGGTCGCACGCGCCCTGCCCCTGAGCCCGCCGCGGGCGACCCTGGCCTGA
- a CDS encoding HAD hydrolase family protein, with the protein MASRRFDIVVSDIDGCLSPEGPLAFDAPRLAKIAAFNREAQARRDRPVVTVCSGRPLPFAEAMCRLIGNTSVPCVAENGVWVYHPGTNEYLMDPRITREHLQAVRAAAEWLREEFGPRGVTQQPGKSASISLYHPKTGVLHEIRDGIKAEFDRRGWPLRVSMTWLYINCDLEHVSKATGLDRLIDMVGATKDRLAGIGDTTSDLAIRRHVAWFGCPANAVEDLKPHADLVAAHDEVEGVLEILETIRRL; encoded by the coding sequence ATGGCGTCGCGGCGGTTTGACATCGTGGTCTCGGACATCGACGGGTGCCTTTCGCCCGAGGGGCCGCTGGCGTTCGACGCGCCGCGGCTGGCGAAGATCGCCGCGTTCAACCGCGAGGCGCAGGCGCGCCGGGACCGGCCGGTTGTAACGGTCTGTTCCGGGCGACCGCTGCCCTTCGCGGAGGCGATGTGCCGGCTGATCGGCAATACGAGCGTCCCCTGCGTCGCCGAGAACGGCGTGTGGGTGTACCACCCGGGAACCAACGAGTACCTGATGGACCCGCGCATCACGCGGGAGCACCTGCAGGCCGTCCGGGCCGCGGCCGAGTGGCTGCGGGAGGAGTTCGGTCCACGCGGCGTGACGCAGCAGCCAGGCAAGTCGGCTTCGATCTCGCTGTACCACCCGAAGACGGGCGTGCTCCACGAGATCCGTGATGGGATCAAGGCCGAGTTTGATCGTCGCGGCTGGCCGCTCCGGGTCTCGATGACCTGGCTGTACATCAACTGCGACCTGGAGCACGTCTCCAAGGCGACCGGGCTCGACCGACTCATCGACATGGTCGGCGCGACGAAGGACCGGCTCGCGGGCATCGGCGACACGACGAGCGACCTGGCGATCCGCCGGCACGTCGCGTGGTTTGGCTGCCCCGCGAACGCCGTTGAGGACCTCAAGCCTCACGCCGACCTTGTCGCCGCGCACGACGAGGTCGAGGGCGTGCTCGAGATCCTCGAGACGATCAGGCGGTTGTGA
- a CDS encoding thiamine phosphate synthase: MDPRLRIIDANLNRAREALRVMEDIARFALDHEPLCRELKGIRHDLHHATSATLGDNPTEVALYASRDTAGDVGTSVSTAGEGRRDDLRHVAIAAGKRLTEALRSIEECAKLAPGAGAEFERLRYRSYEADRRLVLAFGCGRARQWRLCVLITESLCTHHSWRDVAEMSIRSGADCIQLREKALPDRKLLDRAAWLVDRAAALSSSTTGEARTAIIINDRPDIALLARADGVHLGQDDLPLADARRLAPGLIIGVSTENLAQARAASEGGADYCALGPMFPTTTKDKPRLAGPAYLGEFLASPLATSRPHLCIGGIGPGNAGTLAAIGCRGVAVSSAVCAAADPAGACRAILASLSADTAAEPARGPRVTTA, translated from the coding sequence ATGGATCCGCGCCTCCGCATCATCGATGCCAACCTCAACCGCGCCCGGGAAGCCCTGCGCGTCATGGAGGACATCGCCCGATTCGCCCTCGACCACGAGCCGCTCTGCCGCGAACTCAAGGGCATCCGGCACGACCTGCACCACGCAACGAGTGCAACGCTGGGGGACAACCCGACGGAAGTCGCCCTGTACGCGTCACGCGACACCGCCGGGGACGTCGGGACGTCCGTCTCCACCGCCGGCGAGGGCCGGCGCGACGACCTGCGGCACGTGGCGATCGCCGCGGGAAAGCGGCTGACCGAGGCCCTCCGCTCGATCGAGGAATGCGCCAAACTCGCGCCGGGCGCCGGGGCCGAGTTCGAGCGGCTGCGGTACCGCTCCTACGAAGCCGATCGCCGGCTGGTGCTCGCCTTCGGGTGCGGCCGGGCGCGCCAGTGGCGCCTATGCGTGCTCATCACCGAATCGCTCTGCACCCACCACTCCTGGCGCGACGTGGCGGAGATGTCGATCCGGTCCGGCGCCGACTGCATCCAACTCCGCGAGAAGGCCCTTCCCGATCGCAAACTGCTGGATCGCGCGGCGTGGCTTGTTGATCGCGCAGCCGCCCTTTCCTCTTCGACCACCGGGGAGGCCCGTACCGCCATCATCATCAACGACCGGCCGGACATCGCCCTCCTCGCCCGCGCTGATGGCGTCCACCTCGGCCAGGACGACCTGCCGCTCGCCGACGCACGCCGCCTGGCACCGGGTCTGATCATCGGCGTCTCCACGGAGAACCTCGCGCAGGCCCGGGCCGCATCCGAGGGCGGCGCCGACTACTGCGCCCTGGGACCGATGTTCCCGACCACCACCAAGGACAAGCCGCGTCTCGCGGGCCCGGCGTACCTCGGCGAGTTCCTCGCCTCGCCACTCGCGACCTCCCGCCCGCACCTGTGCATCGGCGGCATCGGACCGGGCAACGCGGGCACGCTCGCCGCGATCGGCTGCCGCGGCGTCGCGGTGTCGTCGGCCGTGTGTGCCGCGGCGGACCCGGCGGGCGCATGCCGGGCGATCCTGGCGTCGCTTTCCGCCGACACCGCGGCCGAGCCGGCCCGCGGGCCCCGCGTCACAACCGCCTGA
- the zwf gene encoding glucose-6-phosphate dehydrogenase, translating into MTTHVSATADACVLVIFGASGDLTHRKLVPALFELDHARRLPKGLQVIGMARTPMSDDEFRAKMRESAAKFASGFDAGEWDEFAKRLHYHAGDAAAPDAMPPLAKRIESVAVAAGIQKKSGSANVLFYLSVAPGLYEPIIANIGSCGLVSEGKRWCSIDPAGASWQRIIVEKPFGQDLHSAESLNRALGRVFEEDDIFRIDHYLGKELVQNILVMRFANSIFEPVWNRVHVDHVQVTAAETVGVGSRAANFYDAAGAMRDMIQSHLLQVLALVAMEPPSLYDAGAIMREKIKLFNTARPVPAEKLPLWATFGRYGPDPAKSEPAYADEKGVDPARRTDTFAAMRLEFDNWRWAGVPFYIRSGKKMATKLTEVVVQFRRPPTNPFRVIRPDSEERPGNRLVISIAPHEGITLRIEGKVPGAGIKLDSADLDLNYLERFGGEPVEAYGPLMLDAMRGDRTLYKHRDEVESGWRICQPFLDCEPLRSSIHTYTPGSWGPGAADELIQRDSPNPRSWHNPQPEAKG; encoded by the coding sequence ATGACAACGCACGTGAGTGCAACCGCCGATGCATGCGTCCTGGTGATCTTCGGGGCGTCGGGCGACCTGACGCACCGCAAACTGGTTCCCGCGCTGTTTGAACTCGACCACGCCAGGCGCCTGCCCAAGGGACTCCAGGTCATCGGCATGGCCCGGACCCCGATGAGCGACGACGAGTTCCGCGCGAAGATGCGGGAGAGCGCCGCGAAGTTCGCGTCCGGGTTCGATGCCGGTGAGTGGGACGAGTTCGCCAAGCGGCTCCACTACCACGCCGGGGACGCTGCTGCTCCCGACGCCATGCCGCCGCTGGCAAAGCGGATCGAGAGCGTGGCGGTCGCCGCGGGCATCCAGAAGAAGTCCGGTAGCGCCAACGTACTCTTCTACCTGTCGGTGGCGCCGGGTCTCTACGAGCCGATCATCGCGAACATCGGGTCCTGCGGACTCGTGAGCGAGGGGAAGCGGTGGTGCTCGATCGATCCCGCGGGGGCGTCGTGGCAGCGGATCATCGTTGAGAAGCCCTTCGGCCAGGACCTGCACTCGGCCGAGTCGCTGAACCGTGCGCTGGGGCGCGTGTTCGAAGAGGACGACATCTTCCGGATCGACCACTATCTCGGCAAGGAGCTCGTCCAGAACATCCTGGTGATGCGGTTTGCCAACTCGATCTTCGAGCCGGTGTGGAACCGGGTCCACGTCGACCATGTGCAGGTGACAGCGGCGGAGACCGTCGGCGTCGGCAGCCGCGCCGCGAACTTCTACGACGCGGCCGGCGCCATGCGAGACATGATCCAGAGCCACCTCCTGCAGGTGCTCGCGCTGGTGGCCATGGAGCCGCCGAGCCTGTACGACGCGGGCGCGATCATGCGGGAGAAGATCAAGCTCTTCAACACCGCCCGCCCGGTTCCCGCCGAGAAACTGCCGCTTTGGGCGACGTTTGGCCGTTACGGGCCCGACCCCGCGAAGTCCGAGCCGGCGTACGCCGACGAAAAAGGAGTCGATCCGGCCCGCCGCACCGATACGTTCGCGGCGATGCGACTGGAGTTCGACAACTGGCGGTGGGCGGGAGTCCCGTTCTACATCCGCAGCGGCAAGAAGATGGCGACCAAACTGACCGAGGTGGTTGTCCAGTTCCGCCGCCCGCCGACGAACCCGTTCCGGGTGATCCGGCCCGATTCCGAGGAGCGGCCCGGCAACCGGCTGGTGATCAGCATCGCGCCCCACGAGGGGATCACCCTCCGCATCGAGGGCAAGGTGCCCGGCGCGGGGATCAAGCTCGATTCGGCGGACCTCGATCTCAACTACCTCGAGCGGTTTGGCGGCGAGCCGGTCGAGGCGTACGGGCCGCTGATGCTCGATGCGATGCGCGGCGACCGCACGCTCTACAAACACCGCGACGAGGTTGAGAGTGGCTGGCGGATCTGTCAGCCATTCCTCGATTGCGAGCCGCTCCGCAGCTCGATCCACACCTACACGCCGGGCTCTTGGGGGCCCGGCGCGGCCGACGAGCTGATCCAGCGGGATTCGCCCAATCCCCGCTCCTGGCACAACCCCCAGCCCGAAGCGAAGGGGTGA
- the pgl gene encoding 6-phosphogluconolactonase codes for MSSLPDFAAPPPTPKLPGTVVVRETADAVVDSIAADLMIHAMSCVRAFGDFHLALSGGKTPLPLYLRMMYDPAYRAFPWNRTHLWIVDERRVPFDDERSNFKAINEIIGDHSDIPREQVHPIFAMADDADVRYERELQECLAWREKGHDRLDYVLLGMGPDAHTASLFPHSPALVEEPERPRLVRINSGPRVTPPDRVTMTFRLINASRFVSVLAVGPEKQPTFERVVKAVGDAAGPGGREVVQELPILGVRPVGGELRWYLDHAACPAAAPRGT; via the coding sequence ATGAGCAGCCTCCCCGACTTCGCCGCGCCGCCGCCGACCCCCAAACTCCCCGGTACCGTCGTCGTCCGTGAAACCGCCGACGCCGTTGTGGACTCGATCGCCGCGGACCTGATGATTCACGCCATGTCGTGCGTCCGGGCGTTCGGCGACTTCCACCTGGCGCTCTCGGGCGGGAAGACGCCGCTCCCCCTGTACCTCCGGATGATGTACGACCCTGCCTACCGCGCCTTCCCCTGGAACCGCACCCACCTGTGGATCGTTGATGAGCGACGCGTGCCCTTCGATGACGAGCGCAGTAACTTCAAGGCGATCAACGAGATCATCGGCGACCACTCCGACATCCCTCGCGAGCAGGTGCACCCGATCTTCGCGATGGCCGACGACGCCGACGTGCGGTACGAGCGGGAACTTCAGGAGTGCCTCGCCTGGCGCGAGAAGGGGCACGACCGGCTCGACTACGTCCTGCTCGGGATGGGTCCGGACGCCCATACCGCCAGCCTGTTCCCGCACTCCCCCGCGCTGGTGGAGGAGCCGGAGCGCCCCCGGTTGGTGCGGATCAACTCCGGCCCCCGGGTGACCCCGCCGGACCGCGTGACCATGACGTTCCGGTTGATCAACGCCTCCCGGTTCGTTAGCGTGCTCGCGGTTGGTCCGGAAAAGCAACCGACATTCGAGCGGGTCGTCAAGGCCGTTGGCGACGCCGCCGGTCCGGGCGGGCGTGAGGTCGTGCAGGAACTCCCGATCCTGGGCGTCCGGCCGGTCGGCGGTGAGCTGCGGTGGTACCTCGATCACGCGGCCTGCCCGGCCGCGGCCCCCCGCGGTACGTAG
- a CDS encoding RluA family pseudouridine synthase, whose translation MATLSVEPNDQVTFRACVEDEHLIVVEKRSGLATQPGLGHERDTLLNALFARFGSTLQNLGASRDFGLLHRLDKDTSGLLVVALSVRAYDLLRASFEAREVRKFYWALCAKPPKEPTGLITLPLIESGGTRGKPKLSRVSRSRDSKPAATAYRVLQASDRATLIECRPLTGRLHQVRVHLDAIGCPILGDEFYAIPAIAGSSPRLALHAHRLAFTHPITREAVDVRSKWPHDLKPLLKRMKLERPDQVAPPAGRPADSSDDAPPE comes from the coding sequence ATGGCCACACTCTCGGTAGAGCCCAACGACCAGGTGACCTTCCGCGCGTGCGTGGAGGACGAGCACCTGATCGTGGTCGAGAAGCGCAGCGGCTTGGCTACGCAGCCGGGCCTGGGCCACGAGCGAGACACGCTCCTCAACGCCCTGTTCGCACGCTTCGGCTCCACGCTGCAGAACCTGGGAGCCTCGCGGGACTTCGGCCTGCTGCACCGCCTCGACAAGGACACGTCGGGCCTGCTCGTCGTCGCGCTCAGTGTGCGGGCCTACGACCTGCTCCGCGCGTCGTTCGAGGCACGCGAGGTCAGGAAGTTCTACTGGGCGCTGTGCGCCAAGCCGCCGAAGGAGCCCACCGGCCTCATCACACTGCCGCTGATCGAGTCGGGGGGGACGCGCGGCAAGCCGAAACTCTCGAGGGTGTCCCGCAGCCGCGACTCCAAGCCTGCCGCCACCGCCTACCGCGTGCTGCAGGCGTCGGATCGCGCCACACTCATCGAGTGCCGACCGCTTACGGGCCGGCTCCACCAGGTCCGCGTGCACCTCGACGCCATCGGCTGCCCCATCCTGGGCGACGAGTTCTACGCGATCCCCGCGATCGCCGGATCATCACCCCGCCTGGCCCTGCACGCCCACCGGCTCGCGTTCACCCACCCGATCACCCGCGAGGCCGTCGATGTACGCTCAAAGTGGCCGCATGATCTCAAGCCGCTCTTGAAGCGGATGAAGCTCGAGCGGCCGGATCAGGTTGCTCCGCCCGCGGGCCGTCCGGCGGACAGCTCCGATGACGCACCGCCGGAATGA